The genomic region aatatgatttaaattaaactttttgtgaataaattaatacttttttaacttcttgatgaatttgttgcaatTTCAATGGcggtgttttaaaaattttattaatgattataATTAACAGCCATATTTCTCTCTAAAATATGTTTCTTGTGTAATTCCTCTAAGAAAGCGGTGTTTGTAGCGCGATCTAAAGCAACTTTTTCTAAATACCGATAAGTTTCAACCTCATTCTCCATAACCCTTAAAAAATCTCTCCGTTCAAGCCGATAAACCTCACAAATCTCAATCGCGATGACGCTACATATCCTTTTATTATCTTTGAGCATAAGCTCGATCTCCCCAAAGTAAGATCCATCGCTATAGTGGCATATTTCTTTCCCCATCGGGGTGAAAATGGCAACAGTACCAAAAGATAAGAAATACATGCAATCAGCTTCCATTCCGGCTTTGGTGATAACATCTCCGGGCAAAAAAAGTTCCGCTTTTAAATTAGCGACGATTTCTTGGACTGCTTTATCGCTGATCCGGTGTAAAATGTTGACGCTTTTCATTAATGTGACGTAACTAAAAAGGTTAATTTCTTTGCGAAGCTGATCAGAGAGCACAGACATTAATTTTCCCTCTCGGAAATAGATGCTTTTAGATTTGTGCTCGTAATAAATAAGCATTTTTTCTTGGAGACTTAATGATAGTTGGCGGTAACTCATGTATTTTGAGAGTTGATTTGTCATCGCTTCGTACTTGAGGGATTGATCCCCAAATGATTCAACCAATTGCAAAAAGAAAACttgattaaaacataaataaatataattaattagattGAATAATTTTACCGAATAAGAATGCACACCCAATGTAACCACAAAGGTAAAAGCAGCTCATTAAAACAGTTTCCATTGGATCGATAACTTCTAATCCAGTGTGTCGGacaccttttaattaattaaattagttaatttaaataatattttttgtattgttacATAAAAACATTGCAGTGGTCCAAAAAAATGATTGCGCATAAATGCTAGATAAGCTGTTCATGTCAACGGGTACATTTGATAACCAAGATTGCTTTGAAATATCCGTGTGTTGTAACTCAGCGATAAATAAGGGCAAAGCCGGTAACAAACATGCAGTCCAATGCAACCAAACGAACATAAGAACTATGCAAACCACTAAATTATAAACATCCGATGCAACTTCAacctgaaataaaaaataattactaaaatatatttccattcATTTTTATACCTTACGGCATATCGATGGATAATAACGAAAAGCCTTTTTAATCT from Onthophagus taurus isolate NC chromosome 5, IU_Otau_3.0, whole genome shotgun sequence harbors:
- the LOC111426733 gene encoding potassium/sodium hyperpolarization-activated cyclic nucleotide-gated channel 2-like isoform X2, whose amino-acid sequence is MKKKVKLYSKQTFAKVVQKGLYNKKVKQEGHICSINDPRLRINIRCNSNKYFTISIKNPVTKCFFRNKYDLFKEKRRHLEQNTFVIHPLSRFSMTWCIILMICYIVSLFVIPLEILSLLVESTCNMDVFRLITLIVDFMGILDIMKSFFTGIATIKTQTILLKRKHIAKQYLKTYQFYIDFITCLPITALLMRLKRLFVIIHRYAVEVASDVYNLVVCIVLMFVWLHWTACLLPALPLFIAELQHTDISKQSWLSNVPVDMNSLSSIYAQSFFWTTAMFLCVRHTGLEVIDPMETVLMSCFYLCGYIGCAFLFVFFLQLVESFGDQSLKYEAMTNQLSKYMSYRQLSLSLQEKMLIYYEHKSKSIYFREGKLMSVLSDQLRKEINLFSYVTLMKSVNILHRISDKAVQEIVANLKAELFLPGDVITKAGMEADCMYFLSFGTVAIFTPMGKEICHYSDGSYFGEIELMLKDNKRICSVIAIEICEVYRLERRDFLRVMENEVETYRYLEKVALDRATNTAFLEELHKKHILERNMAVNYNH
- the LOC111426733 gene encoding potassium/sodium hyperpolarization-activated cyclic nucleotide-gated channel 2-like isoform X1 encodes the protein MKKKVKLYSKQTFAKVVQKGLYNKKVKQEGHICSINDPRLRINIRCNSNKYFTISIKNPVTKCFFRNKYDLFKEKRRHLEQNTFVIHPLSRFSMTWCIILMICYIVSLFVIPLEILSLLVESTCNMDVFRLITLIVDFMGILDIMKSFFTGIATIKTQTILLKRKHIAKQYLKTYQFYIDFITCLPITALCELLIVDYENVWLFLNMFCFLKVMRLKRLFVIIHRYAVEVASDVYNLVVCIVLMFVWLHWTACLLPALPLFIAELQHTDISKQSWLSNVPVDMNSLSSIYAQSFFWTTAMFLCVRHTGLEVIDPMETVLMSCFYLCGYIGCAFLFVFFLQLVESFGDQSLKYEAMTNQLSKYMSYRQLSLSLQEKMLIYYEHKSKSIYFREGKLMSVLSDQLRKEINLFSYVTLMKSVNILHRISDKAVQEIVANLKAELFLPGDVITKAGMEADCMYFLSFGTVAIFTPMGKEICHYSDGSYFGEIELMLKDNKRICSVIAIEICEVYRLERRDFLRVMENEVETYRYLEKVALDRATNTAFLEELHKKHILERNMAVNYNH